The proteins below are encoded in one region of Sander vitreus isolate 19-12246 chromosome 24, sanVit1, whole genome shotgun sequence:
- the LOC144512990 gene encoding L-threonine 3-dehydrogenase, mitochondrial-like has product MMLVMQLLRGTVKHAGSSPQCSAKRLSSVVRGISSSLQQSCTDTDHPKVLITGGLGQLGVGLAKLLRRQFGKNNVILSDIRKPPNHVYHSGPFIFSDILDFKNLREIVVNNNISWLVHYSAVLSAVGENNVALAKEVNITGLHNILDIATEHGLRVFVPSTMEAFGPSSPGDPTPELCVQRPRTIYGVSKVHAELMGEYYHHRFGLDFRCLRYPGIISADSQPGGGTTDYAVQIFHAAVKTGCFECNLRSDTWLPMMYIDDCLRATLELLEAPADTLVSCTYNINAMNFTLHHLIQEIQKVLPDLKVTYNVDPVRQAIADSWPMALEDSAARRDWGWKHEYDLSQMVQTMLTHITTGNQLAQAY; this is encoded by the exons ATGATGCTTGTGATGCAGTTGCTGAGGGGTACAGTGAAGCATGCTGGGAGCAGTCCCCAGTGCAGTGCTAAGCGATTAAGCTCAGTAGTACGTGGGATCAGCTCATCCTTACAACAGTCCTGCACTGATACTGACCACCCCAAAGTCCTCATCACTG GAGGGCTTGGACAGCTAGGGGTGGGGCTCGCCAAGTTGCTGAG GAGACAATTTGGAAAAAACAACGTGATCCTGTCTGACATCAGGAAACCTCCCAACCATGTCTACCATAGtg GTCCATTCATCTTCTCAGACATCCTGGACTTTAAGAACCTCCGGGAGATTGTGGTGAACAACAACATCAGCTGGCTAGTTCACTATTCAGCTGTGCTGTCCGCTGTGGGAGAGAACAATGTCGCTCTGGCCAAAGAGGTCAACATCACAG gTCTCCATAACATATTAGACATAGCAACCGAACATGGTCTGCGTGTGTTTGTCCCCAGCACGATGGAGGCCTTCGGTCCATCCTCACCCGGTGACCCCACCCCTGAGCTGTGTGTGCAGAGACCACGCACCATCTACGGTGTCTCCAAGGTCCACGCAGAGCTGATGGGTGag TACTACCACCACAGGTTTGGGCTGGATTTCCGCTGTCTCAGGTATCCAGGCATCATCTCCGCTGACTCCCAGCCTGGAGGAGGAACCACAG ATTATGCTGTCCAGATCTTCCATGCAGCTGTAAAAACGGGTTGTTTTGAGTGTAACCTGCGCAGTGACACGTGGCTTCCTATGATGTACATTG atgACTGTCTCAGGGCTACTTTAGAGTTATTGGAGGCTCCGGCAGACACACTGGTCAGCTGCACCTACAATATCAACGCTATGAACTTTACACTGCATCACCTCATCCAGGAGATACAGAAAGTCCTGCCGGACCTTAAAGTCACCTACAATGTGGATCCTGTCCGGCAGGCTATAG ctgacAGCTGGCCAATGGCATTAGAGGACAGCGCAGCGAGGCGGGACTGGGGCTGGAAGCACGAGTACGACCTCTCCCAGATGGTGCAGACCATGCTGACTCACATCACTACGGGCAACCAGCTGGCACAAGCCTACTGA
- the c24h8orf74 gene encoding uncharacterized protein C8orf74 homolog, with translation MDSKDSLTEREIAQIARHQREAGVQRLSCHFSWPEFCDERRCFHQEFVYDVAMFATARGFPWFNVIRAAVIAKGIFPQLDAGLDVPKLLSLLRDALSECLPNLTSVHRREFTQFLTDTCITRRRLLQAVVGGAANMSIAQLHLEVQLPPTPCPLAEGTDLHDWEHQRQQAELTSTLRQMEERLRSLREGSRVTLGEVDVPEDNQPNEEGVLALVRAAVKATEGQMLASLNREASLLSDILQLKLQRAALATVRRLHNPAYIQTHPHSRSCTQQKQD, from the exons ATGGATTCAAAGGATTCCCTTACAGAGAGGGAAATAGCACAGATAGCGAGACACCAG AGAGAGGCTGGCGTGCAGAGGCTCAGCTGTCACTTCTCATGGCCTGAGTTCTGTGACGAACGGCGGTGCTTCCATCAGGAGTTTGTGTATGACGTCGCTATGTTCGCCACCGCCCGTGGCTTTCCCTGGTTTAACGTGATCCGGGCAGCTGTGATCGCCAAAGGCATCTTCCCACAGCTGGACGCAG GTCTCGACGTACCCAAACTTTTGTCCTTGCTGAGAGATGCGCTGTCTGAGTGTTTGCCAAACCTCACCTCTGTCCACCGACGTGAGTTCACCCAGTTCCTCACAGACACCTGCATCACCCGGCGGAGGCTTCTCCAGGCGGTGGTGGGTGGCGCTGCTAACATGTCCATCGCTCAGCTACACTTGGAGGTGCAGTTGCCGCCCACACCTTGTCCTCTAGCAGAG GGCACAGATCTGCATGACTGGGAGCATCAGCGCCAACAAGCCGAGCTAACGTCTACGTTGCGACAGATGGAGGAGAGGCTGCGGAGTCTCCGAGAAGGGTCAAGGGTCACTCTGGGGGAGGTTGATGTTCCTGAGGATAATCAACCGAATGAAGAG GGTGTTTTGGCGTTGGTTCGTGCAGCGGTGAAGGCCACAGAAGGCCAGATGCTGGCGAGTCTGAACCGAGAGGCCTCCCTGCTCAGTGACATCCTGCAGCTCAAACTGCAGCGGGCAGCACTGGCCACCGTAAGAAGGCTCCACAACCCCGCATACATCCAGACGCACCCGCATAGCCGAAGCTGCACACAGCAAAAACAGGACTGA